The Toxorhynchites rutilus septentrionalis strain SRP chromosome 3, ASM2978413v1, whole genome shotgun sequence genome includes a region encoding these proteins:
- the LOC129780363 gene encoding glucose dehydrogenase [FAD, quinone]-like, protein MVRTEVDWQYTAERSDRSSLSIVNGTYWPRGKMLGGTGAMNGMQYIRGNRGDYDEWEKLGNPGWGWDEVLEYFIKSEDNKDSEIVNGYDGKYHGVGGYMSIEIYKDSNSYNEVLLKATAEAGFKQLLDVNAVDHIGYAKVQYNIEGATRYTSAKAFLCSVQDRPNLHVMKNTLAVSLHYDSGNSVHGVNMIVQNQFSLRALAKKEVIISAGSINTAQLLMLSGIGRREDLMPHKIPLRMESNVGGNLQDHVYVPLFFGFKRQISDGYGTERALVNLFEFTLLNRSQPVFLDRIDNVLGFVNTKSKNAAFPDIQYLNMFFAKGDLNALRFFNDTGYNTLVLNSLRDHLRQQDIAVVFVIGIDPKSRGRIRLTSANPYHHPSIMTGYFGETDDITIIRYGIRIQQDLFETNTFQNLGAELLKLNLPECYLLEYDSDDYWECYARHMSTTLYHPVGTAKMGPETDPEAVVDSRLKVYGIDRLRVVDASIMPTITSGNTNAPTVMIAEKGSDLIKNDYL, encoded by the coding sequence ATGGTGCGAACAGAAGTTGATTGGCAGTACACTGCCGAGCGATCGGATAGATCGAGTCTCAGTATAGTGAATGGAACGTATTGGCCGAGAGGGAAGATGTTGGGTGGAACAGGTGCGATGAATGGTATGCAGTATATTCGTGGCAATCGGGGGGATTACGACGAGTGGGAGAAACTGGGTAATCCGGGTTGGGGATGGGACGAGGTGTTAGAATATTTCATCAAGTCCGAAGATAACAAAGATTCCGAAATTGTGAACGGGTATGACGGGAAATACCATGGCGTAGGAGGATACATGAGTATTGAAATCTATAAAGACTCCAATTCGTACAATGAAGTTCTTCTAAAGGCTACGGCCGAAGCTGGATTCAAACAGTTGCTAGATGTCAATGCGGTAGATCATATAGGATACGCAAAAGTGCAATATAACATAGAAGGAGCAACAAGATATACTTCCGCCAAGGCCTTTTTGTGTTCCGTTCAAGATCGGCCGAATCTACACGTTATGAAGAATACGCTGGCAGTATCGCTGCATTATGATTCCGGAAACAGTGTCCATGGCGTGAACATGATAGTTCAGAATCAGTTTTCTCTGAGAGCTTTAGCCAAGAAAGAAGTCATCATTTCGGCGGGTTCGATAAATACTGCTCAACTTCTGATGTTGTCAGGAATAGGGAGACGTGAAGATTTGATGCCGCATAAAATACCTCTACGGATGGAATCGAACGTTGGGGGTAACCTGCAAGATCACGTATATGTTCCTTTGTTTTTCGGGTTCAAGCGACAAATTTCCGACGGTTACGGAACTGAACGCGCGCTAGTTAATCTGTTTGAATTCACTTTGCTCAATAGGAGTCAACCTGTTTTCCTCGATCGAATAGACAACGTATTGGGTTTCGTTAACACAAAAAGTAAAAACGCAGCGTTCCCAGATATCCAATATTTGAACATGTTCTTTGCCAAAGGAGATTTGAACGCACTCAGATTTTTCAACGATACTggttacaatacattagtgctAAATTCCCTCAGAGATCATCTGCGCCAACAAGACATAGCCGTTGTATTTGTCATCGGAATTGATCCTAAATCTCGCGGAAGAATTCGTCTCACTTCTGCTAATCCGTATCACCATCCATCAATTATGACTGGATATTTCGGTGAGACTGACGACATAACCATCATACGCTATGGAATCCGTATCCAACAGGATCTATTCGAAACCAACACGTTTCAAAACTTGGGAGCAGAACTGTTAAAACTGAATCTACCGGAATGTTATTTACTGGAATATGACTCGGATGATTACTGGGAGTGTTATGCGAGACACATGAGTACTACCCTCTATCACCCGGTGGGAACGGCTAAGATGGGTCCCGAGACGGATCCGGAAGCGGTGGTTGATTCTCGGTTGAAGGTTTATGGAATCGATCGGTTGAGAGTAGTGGACGCCAGCATAATGCCAACGATTACTAGCGGGAATACCAACGCCCCTACCGTGATGATAGCTGAAAAAGGTTCAGATTTGATTAAGAATGATTATCTCTGA